One Chloroflexota bacterium genomic window carries:
- a CDS encoding ABC transporter ATP-binding protein codes for MRRWIWKPPSQMTLLKNEPILSVKDMQVTFSDANGDLHVLKPLTFTVERQEFVCVLGPSGCGKSTLLRVLGGLLAPTYGGVLFRGETLQGPRRGVGFVFQNANLMPWRTVFANIALPLEMQAAPESEIAPRVHELIDLVGLQGFADWLPRDLSGGMAQRVAIARALVHDPDVLLLDEPFGALDALTREQMGAELLRIAVDARNGGRGERKTIVMVTHAIDEAVYLADRVLVLGPRPATLRLDVSVDLPRPREENLRYTPHFGALAQHLRDAIG; via the coding sequence ATGCGCCGCTGGATTTGGAAGCCGCCTTCACAAATGACTTTATTGAAGAATGAGCCGATTCTCTCGGTGAAAGACATGCAGGTCACTTTTTCAGATGCGAATGGTGACCTGCATGTTTTGAAGCCGCTGACCTTTACCGTGGAGCGGCAAGAATTTGTATGTGTGCTTGGCCCTTCGGGATGCGGCAAAAGCACATTGCTGCGTGTTTTGGGTGGATTGCTGGCTCCCACGTATGGCGGAGTGTTGTTTCGCGGCGAAACGTTGCAAGGGCCGCGTCGCGGGGTGGGCTTTGTTTTCCAAAATGCGAATCTGATGCCCTGGCGCACTGTATTTGCCAATATCGCCCTACCCCTGGAGATGCAAGCTGCTCCGGAGAGCGAAATTGCGCCTCGGGTTCATGAGTTGATCGATTTGGTGGGTCTGCAAGGCTTTGCCGATTGGCTGCCGCGCGATCTCTCAGGGGGGATGGCGCAGCGTGTGGCAATTGCGCGTGCGCTGGTGCATGATCCTGATGTGTTGTTGCTGGATGAACCCTTTGGCGCGCTGGATGCGTTGACGCGCGAGCAAATGGGGGCTGAATTGCTGCGCATTGCTGTGGATGCTCGTAATGGGGGGCGGGGGGAGCGCAAAACGATTGTTATGGTAACTCATGCGATTGACGAAGCCGTATACCTGGCCGACCGGGTACTGGTGTTGGGACCGCGCCCCGCAACTCTTCGCTTGGATGTGAGTGTCGACCTGCCACGCCCGCGGGAAGAGAATTTGCGCTACACGCCGCACTTCGGCGCGCTTGCCCAACATCTGCGTGATGCCATCGGGTGA
- a CDS encoding zinc ribbon domain-containing protein, translated as MKRFLIFAVLLVLLIPFGVQAQDTVRLAYLQVDLWPEYDRSEMLVILRAQLAPEVTLPVDVTFRIPAAVGDPNAVASRQPDGALLNAVYDLRVEGQWAYITVTATAIDLQLEYYDPQLEKVDAARHYEFAWNAGYAVDEMVILVQQPVRASDMTIEPNLGEFQPGSDGLNYYIMEIGAPKAGDTVSVKVDYQKNDDTLSVESFPVQASEPINNPGGLQDINFMNLLPWLLGAAGVLLVVGGMVWYWQSGRKNAPSSKPTGRGRRNPTGAGAPASSESAYCHQCGKRASGSDRFCRACGERLRS; from the coding sequence ATGAAACGATTCTTGATTTTTGCTGTATTGTTAGTTTTGCTAATTCCCTTCGGCGTTCAGGCACAAGACACTGTTCGCCTGGCCTATTTACAGGTAGATCTGTGGCCTGAATATGACCGCTCAGAGATGTTGGTTATCTTACGGGCGCAATTAGCCCCCGAAGTGACCCTGCCCGTGGATGTGACTTTCCGCATTCCTGCCGCGGTGGGTGATCCTAACGCAGTCGCCTCGCGCCAGCCCGATGGCGCTTTACTTAACGCCGTATATGATCTGCGGGTAGAAGGGCAATGGGCTTATATTACGGTGACGGCGACAGCCATCGATTTGCAGTTGGAGTATTATGATCCCCAACTCGAAAAAGTTGATGCTGCCCGCCATTACGAATTCGCCTGGAATGCCGGCTATGCCGTAGATGAAATGGTCATCTTGGTGCAACAGCCTGTGCGCGCCAGCGATATGACTATTGAGCCGAATCTGGGTGAATTCCAGCCAGGTTCTGATGGACTGAATTACTATATTATGGAGATCGGCGCGCCGAAAGCGGGCGATACTGTCAGCGTGAAGGTGGATTACCAGAAGAATGATGATACCCTCAGCGTGGAGAGTTTTCCCGTGCAGGCCAGCGAGCCGATCAACAACCCCGGGGGATTGCAGGATATTAATTTCATGAATCTGCTGCCCTGGCTGCTAGGCGCCGCCGGGGTGCTGTTGGTGGTGGGCGGCATGGTATGGTATTGGCAATCTGGGCGAAAAAACGCACCCAGTTCAAAGCCGACCGGCCGCGGGCGTAGAAACCCCACCGGCGCGGGCGCGCCAGCTTCGAGCGAGTCCGCTTACTGTCATCAATGCGGCAAACGCGCCTCGGGGAGCGATCGTTTCTGCCGCGCTTGTGGTGAGCGTTTACGTTCCTGA
- a CDS encoding HAMP domain-containing protein: MTRLRQAFSAFLRQSLAVRTSLRARVALGIALPVFAILLILSGLYYWREFQHLDEYARLAAIQLGDALESSIAHAFETGDDEHLLAILDDVSQMDNVRAIQIISSDGTVLKSGGQGVARFVALDQHAPECWACHQYPPEERPRTIDLKSSEYIFRVSTPIIISPECSDCSEETQHHMGVLMIDISLEELRQTLLYHLGLSLGLVFVLTGLFAVGVNALINHLVVRRIEAFREPIAAYAAGDYSTRIIKGSQITDEICQLADIFNQMADDIQHYTHEQEARGKLRQRAIIEERERIARELHDGIAQVLGYVNTKAVAVRLMLQQGKTDAAEQHLLQLEEAARGVSVDVRDAILGLRVAGGVDADLPAALREYVARFNLLSDLPVQLELVANCEGILPPEMVLHLLRIVQEALSNIRKHAHAENVRVILDCQPEQILLEIRDDGCGFDVQEQMDSQQFGLATMQERAKSIQAVLTIVSAPGEGARVILQVPRPEDGI, from the coding sequence ATGACTCGCCTACGGCAAGCATTTTCTGCATTCCTTCGCCAATCCCTGGCTGTTCGCACCAGTTTACGGGCGCGGGTCGCTTTGGGAATTGCGCTGCCGGTTTTTGCGATTTTGCTGATACTGAGTGGTTTATATTATTGGCGCGAATTTCAACATCTGGATGAATATGCACGCCTGGCGGCGATTCAATTGGGCGATGCGCTGGAAAGCAGCATCGCCCACGCTTTTGAAACCGGTGATGATGAACACCTGCTTGCCATTCTGGATGATGTGAGCCAGATGGATAATGTGCGCGCGATTCAAATTATCAGCAGCGATGGCACAGTTTTAAAATCGGGCGGGCAGGGTGTTGCGCGGTTTGTGGCGCTGGATCAACACGCCCCGGAGTGTTGGGCCTGTCATCAGTACCCGCCGGAAGAACGCCCCCGCACCATTGATCTTAAAAGCAGTGAATACATTTTTCGGGTATCTACACCGATTATCATTTCGCCAGAATGCTCGGATTGTTCGGAAGAAACTCAACATCACATGGGGGTGTTGATGATTGATATTTCGCTGGAAGAGTTGCGCCAAACATTGCTTTATCATTTGGGTTTGAGCCTGGGGCTGGTGTTTGTGCTCACCGGCCTGTTCGCGGTTGGGGTTAATGCCCTCATCAATCATCTGGTTGTGCGGCGCATTGAAGCGTTTCGTGAACCCATTGCTGCCTATGCCGCGGGCGATTATTCGACGCGCATTATTAAAGGTTCTCAAATTACCGACGAAATATGCCAACTAGCCGACATTTTTAATCAGATGGCCGATGATATTCAGCACTACACCCACGAGCAAGAAGCGCGCGGCAAACTGCGCCAACGTGCCATTATCGAAGAGCGCGAACGCATTGCGCGCGAATTGCACGATGGCATTGCTCAGGTTTTGGGTTATGTGAACACGAAAGCCGTGGCTGTTCGTTTAATGCTTCAGCAAGGAAAAACGGATGCAGCTGAACAGCATTTGCTCCAGTTGGAAGAAGCCGCCCGCGGTGTTTCGGTGGATGTGCGTGATGCCATATTAGGCTTGAGAGTGGCGGGCGGTGTCGACGCAGACCTTCCGGCTGCGTTGCGTGAGTATGTGGCGCGTTTCAATCTTTTGAGCGACTTGCCTGTGCAACTTGAACTGGTTGCAAACTGTGAAGGCATTTTGCCGCCGGAGATGGTATTGCATTTGCTGCGCATCGTACAAGAGGCGCTCTCAAATATCCGCAAACATGCCCATGCGGAGAATGTCCGGGTGATTTTGGATTGCCAGCCCGAACAGATTTTGCTTGAAATTCGGGATGATGGCTGCGGCTTTGATGTTCAGGAGCAGATGGATAGTCAACAATTTGGTCTGGCTACAATGCAAGAGCGCGCCAAATCGATTCAGGCGGTGTTAACGATTGTATCTGCCCCCGGAGAAGGCGCCCGGGTTATTTTGCAAGTGCCGCGCCCAGAAGACGGAATATAA
- a CDS encoding response regulator transcription factor, translating into MRVLVADDHSLFRDGITSLLEAAGYQVVAQVGDGRTALEATRQLQPDLVLLDIDMPEMDGLDALDRIKAEFPEISVVILTVSNDDRDLFAAIERGADGYLLKDLQAQDFIDMLQGVERGDAAITRKTAARLMNRFQKMAQQTMDDANELTDRELEVLEKVGDGMANRDIASALFISENTVKYHLRNILQKLGAKNRTEAVTYAISKGIIRRGN; encoded by the coding sequence ATGCGAGTTTTAGTCGCCGACGATCATTCTTTATTTCGCGATGGTATCACCAGTTTGCTGGAAGCTGCCGGGTATCAGGTGGTGGCGCAGGTTGGTGATGGCCGCACAGCGCTGGAAGCCACACGCCAGCTACAGCCTGATCTGGTTTTGCTCGATATTGATATGCCCGAGATGGACGGTTTAGATGCCCTCGACAGGATTAAGGCCGAGTTTCCGGAGATCAGCGTGGTGATTTTGACTGTCTCCAATGATGATCGTGATCTTTTCGCAGCCATCGAGCGCGGCGCGGATGGGTATTTACTAAAAGATTTGCAAGCTCAAGATTTCATTGATATGTTGCAAGGGGTCGAGCGCGGTGATGCCGCAATTACCCGCAAAACGGCGGCGCGTTTGATGAATCGTTTTCAAAAAATGGCACAGCAAACTATGGACGATGCGAATGAACTCACCGACCGCGAATTGGAAGTGCTCGAAAAAGTAGGGGATGGTATGGCAAATCGCGATATTGCCAGCGCACTCTTTATTAGTGAGAATACAGTGAAATATCATTTGCGCAATATCCTGCAGAAATTAGGGGCAAAAAATCGTACCGAGGCGGTGACTTATGCCATTAGCAAGGGGATTATCCGCAGAGGAAATTAG